From the genome of Apostichopus japonicus isolate 1M-3 chromosome 17, ASM3797524v1, whole genome shotgun sequence:
TATCAATTGACCTATTGGTCTTCTCAGGTCTGTACCGCAAAGTCGCACCCAGCGTCCACCGTACTCAATCTCAGCTACACCGGAAGTGGAACTATTACCCAGCAGACGAACACCAGatatgttaccatggtaaccgtGCACATCTTCTGCTGTATCTTTCAGCATAAAGAAAAATGCAGGAACAACATTGGTATTTCTTCTCTTTCAACACTTGCTTtcaaattctaaaaaaaaacccatatgCTATGAccattttcatcaatttcaaGGGCCCATTTATATTATGTGAAGTAAGCTCTTTTGTGTGCTACtattattaaaaatttatatttttttgattttattattaaaaattttattaattaatcaaaaagTGCACTATTGTCACACGAAATTAAGAAAATTGTGGCTTAAAGTGCACTTTTGAGGTTAGATTATTGAAGATAAAAGCTGTAATAAAATATACAGAATACACAAACGATCCTGGATTGTTGGGAaattgtttaaatgattttctgTTTGCTCAAATCAAATGACATATCCTGCTGCCCTTCCCTCCTCCTTCCCTTCCCagattgaccccccccccccccctccaaccgaTTTCCTTAGTGTGATTGCCAGACTACATTTCGATGTCATATACTCGCCGCTGAGAAGGTAGAAGACGGGGCCCCACAATGCACTTCACAAAAGCAAAGGTCAAAATGTCACATAAAGGTTGTAaaatacacacagacacattaTGGCTGCTAACTTCAACACAATCcgtatcaacaacaacaacagtgtTCAATTTACAGAGTAACACCTACACTGTTTGTATTATTCAGCTTAACTGTTTAAGCTTGTATTTAGAGATACATTTGTAAAATAAGAAGCATTTTAAATATAAGATGGATAAACATTTAAGGCTAAATCTTCTGTGAAATATACCTCCGCCGACAAAAGTTCATGTTCGCCGATAAGAGAAAACTGTGATGTACTTTATAGGCTCCACAGTCGAATTTCAAAGAGCTGGTTAGTTAAATCAAATTAACGCACACTGCACATTACTGGAGACCGGAATACAATGCTTGATTTTACAAATTAACCAAGATTCTGAAGTGTACCTCGCCATCATCTTCACGAACCATgcataaacattttaattttttaataacTTTTGAATTGTAAATACGGTACAAATTTCTGAAAGAACGAATTTGATCTTACCAACTGGAGTAGATAAAGAATTGGCCAAACACGAGATAAGGAATACAAAGAAAAGTTTCCAAGGTAACATCGTAACAATCAGCCATCCATCACCTTGAACTAGTCACAAAACTGTGCGAAATAGAAATCTTGAGGTTTGGTGTTGGTTCAATATTACCAGTCTCTATAACACCTATATGAAGATATAACGAGAAATCAACTGAAACTAAGATATACATAGTCTgatataacaaatatttatcatgtctatatataaaaattgcaaaatcTAGTTCAATATATtccgaaaaataaaataacatcatATCTGAATATAAAATCATGAATAAAAGATGCGGAAGGGTATACATACGCCTATCATTTATTATGCATTACTCTGttagatattatattataatatacttCGATATGCTTATGTTTGCATTAACTCTATTCCTTCCGGCGTATAACAGTATATATTAGTAAGAAACATCACAAAGACTATAATAGTATACTTCGTTATAATGAGTAGAAAGTGTAACAAAATTAACATATCTTTTTGTATAGAGTCTTGCAACGTAGATTATTAAGTACTGTgagatatatgtataaaaataatgataacaatgataataataaggatcatcataataattattaGTCTTATATAGCGCAGAATCCAACCAAAGTTGTTCAATGCGTTTTACAGGTgataacaaaaagaaagaacgaaaaagagaaacatctagtaacaatgtaaacaaagatgAGTTTTAAGACGATGTTTAAACTAGACCTAATATCtactggaagtgagttccacaagGGGTGgttgcgagggggggggggtggggggcagcaTGATGGAAGATGTGATTCCCGATCGTTTTCAATCAAGACACTCGAACATTTAGCTCGTTAAGATATCATGACCTAGATGGCATATATTTAGTTTCTTGATGCAAGATATCGCATAAGTAACTTGGGGTATTAAATTGAATAGCACAGAAGGCCACTGGAAAATGAGGATTTTTTAATCTATGAGTAGATGTATAGGTAACCAATGTAGCTCTTTCAGTATTGGAGTAGTAATGGCAGTATATTTAATCGCTCTGTGAACAATTCGAGCAAACATGTTCTGGGTCTATTGCAGCCTAGATACTTCCCATGGGTAGATGTTGTGCCAGCTAGTAAAGAGTGAATAAGTTTTTCAGTTGCAGACTTCAGATGAAGATATTAAAGGAGTTGACACATTTGTCTAATATGATACATTGTAAACTTACGTGTATAATTAACTTGCTTATCGATAGTAAGGTATAGTTATCCAAGTACACACTAAGGTTGCGTACCACAGGAGTGGTATGTATAACTATATCACCAATCCGTAGTGAAAGACTTCACACCTTACGAAGAGCCGAGGTATATAACGAAAGGAGGACGGGACCTTTCCCCTTTCCCTTGATATGTTAACTATAGTGACACCATACGCATAGCACATGGTATGTTTCACCACTAAGCCTATATCCACTTGCTGAGGAAAGGCAACGTGGTCTCCCAATGCGTTGGTGTTTGAGTTTCTTAGTATTCTTAATATGACGTCACTCTTACCGACGTTGTAGAATTGTGAAGGGGACCGCGGATTACAAATcagcaatgactataacgcgtCCAACATGGCAGCATATATAAACGTTGTACTGTACTCAAAGCCGGAGCGAGAGTGAAATTAATCAGGTCTCACATCCgaagtctatgcatgctaagttcttcaataccgccctcaatATTTTCGGGGAAACATtttatactgtagttttgagtAATTAAATGGCATAGAAACTCTTTGGTAGCTTAAAAAAAACCAGCAATGCGCATGGGCAGGCGATATTCTCTCGCTTGTGTCCAATCACCAGCGTACaaggggaaaaaatataaaatgcagaATAgtcttaattataattaaaaaggaACGCCACATAAGGTTTTAAATCTTTTAATCTCACATACTTGTTCTTCTTCATCTACCGGCTGTACTCCTAGTGAACGCATTACGGTTATATCAATTTGGAAAGAATTTCTATCAAGGGTTTGTTTGAATTAATTCGAAATAAACCTATGTAACTCACGACTAACCAAGCATGGACAAAGTTAAATTGTTCTCCCTTTTTTAATAACTGTAAGCCTGAACTGTTACCAGTCACCTTCGATGATCAGAAGCTGCAGCACTGTAATTGTTACAATTTAAGAATTGCGATGATAATTGATTTTCTAACGGagttttaaaaatgtattttgaaatAGTTTGCTGATTGACTACGATGACAGACAAACAGACCATAGTTGATTTTAATTCTGAATAGattggggttttttttctcctcattTTGCTCCGACGTTTTCTGATTTCGCCGTAATTGCAAAACTGCactggaataaaaaattaaataaaatggaaGTCGAATTTGATGAAGTAGTAAATATTTCTTGGGAGAGTGCTAAAGAATTCTTCGCACCGTATCGCAAAAACGAACCAATCAGTATAATATTTTTGACCTGGACATTCGGTATGTGCGTGGTCGGTTGCATAGGTAACGCGTTGGTTATTGGCGCAATTCATACGCATAAGAAATTACGGACCCTCGGGAACGTGTTCTTGGTGAATTTAGCTGTGACGGATACAGTAATTACCTTATTTGTGGCTAACTTTGGAATGGTTGGTATTCTTACCGATGGATACTTTTATCATGATAAAGGAGTTTTATGTAACCTCATTGGAGCAATTTGCATGACAGCGTAAGTATATGCAATTGTTTAATTCAGGGCTGTAGTCAAGTCTGACCAAGGGTGGTGGGGGCATCAAGGCGGGTCAGAGGATACAACCTCCGGCCCGGAGTCTGTTAGAGGGGCCGGTAACAAATGGTGGAGTCCAAGAAAATATATGATAAAGCAAATCATATTCGTATTTTCATGATACACTTAAGAATAAGTGAAGAGTGCAAAGCGGAGGCCTAGTGAATTAAGGAAATGTCCCCGTCGATGTGGCCTTGCTCCTTGTAGTGTCCTTGTGGGATGTAGTAAACTCCGGCCTCGTATACTCTGACTAGGATGATTCGGAATAGAGTTTCCTTGTAATTGCTTTAAAACTCGATTGTTTGACCATTGCTGGTGTACTACCCTGGCATAAAATCTCCACGCTACAAACACCGtctacaggcgcgtatccaggattttctaacccggggggcgcgaattaggCTCtgattactatctaagcggagcgccaccatcggttggcgcgcaacgtacaagaaaaatttctggttttgatacccccagatcaccggaaatagcacttctcgggcttgaaaatgaccaaccagatgtacacttttgcctgagaaccaagtattgcCCAaaatttttttccatccataacctttttgaagattgtcaccagtcacacatcatgttcgacctcattgcatgtcctatggatcattgcttttgtaggtgattctacgtcacggcccacaatatccgaaagccccacttttcaaggttttaagcccattatttgttgagaatttgaaaattcacatttctcgtgaataaaatcacttgaaaacatacccataatgttgcagaaaattcaatctatggacaagcaatatagaaaaacctccttgaacccctaacagacaggtcaaagttgcacgagtagaggaaagtatgatgaagaatgttggtgaggaaattttctaaaattcagacacagttaatttattggtgtagaaatattgcaacctcttataatggctattataaaacttggttgaaggaaatgaaaaatagcagatatttccgatatcaggtatatcgaaaccgaacactacacacataggcgtaggtcccgtaggaggcggtggctgcagcccccctccccccccccccccccccgcaaccaaagttttccccatctttttcgggcacctactgaaagaaaaataaatagcaatgaatagcttaaaaatgatctccttggtaattaaaataaagttctaagcttggccgacattactactgtcaaagagagttttgacataaatggatctgtatgatttttctccatctacataagacatttggttgtttacatagcatccagcggtatactgtggaactttgacggaccgtgcggtacacgatgccatgcactgtaatgaccgatgcttgcttatacgatattggcattgatatgttgaacgcgcgcctcgcgcgcgaaaaattttggcttttttttcgggcaagtcattacagcccccaaatccaattgggctcctacgcctttaattacacacatagacagtttttgaggctgttcatcctggaacatgcatttcaatgctcactgatatgatgttatatctgctctttgctttacaaattcgaacaggcgtgtagcgagtaattgccaagggaggggcgaagtctgtaggcaaactatctaagcgaagcgccaccatgagttggcgcgaagcgtacaagaaaaattttggccgaaaatgcctcccagatcgctggaaatgacacttcccaggccttgtaagttgcatctaatcattgtctattttgaaattactagcgatgtcataaagaaaatttgctcggggggggggggcggtcgcccttcccgaaatgcgtcatgtaccccgacgactcggtcgagttcaagaccagccacagttggttccatatagcacaattgtacaattgtttaaggcgtccatacacacgcacgcgttatgatagaccatatatagtatttatatagatacattagtgagagaggaaaatggaaacgtcaaaaatggagttgtcggtgtaaggggtagggtgaggcgcacaccccctccgtaatccttgatctgtcactggctaccctgtgtatattatagggatcggcgctttaactatgactgttcctctttctcttcccgaggtcttggctatcttctactccctccttttttcctttttctctcttttttcttttttttccccttccttcctctcctccttttctttttttccccctccttttcccttttttcttctctttttttctctcctcttttccttacccggggggcgcgcgcccccaacgcccccccctggatacgcacctggtctAATTACCGGTtatatattgacatatatatttgttattcctagttttatgaatattcatatctctACAGGTGCTCATGTTCGTGCTGGAGTATTGCATCTATTAGTGTGAATCGTTACGTCAGCATCTGTCATCGTTTGGTCTACCCTTATATCTACAACACTAGGACCGTTCCCTTTATCGTCCTGTTCGTCTGGCTGATCTGTTTTCTCATCGATTTCCCAAATATCGTGGATTGGGGTCGCCATGCTTACGATCCTCGTCTCATGATGTGTACCTACGATTTCACCTATCGGTATAGTTACACACTTTTCTTCATCGGTGTCGGCTTTTGTGTACCGCTCGCTGTCAACATCTACTGCTACACACGAATCATACTGTTTGCACACAACTCTAAATCCACAATTATGAAAATGTCTGCTACGAGCACTAAACGCAGTAAAATGATGGCTAGACGGCAACTTCAAAACTCTGATCGAAGGTTGCTTCGATCCGTGTTGATAATTCTCTGTGTTTTTGTACTCATGTGGTTGCCGCATGCTGTGATGGTAGTTGGTGATTACTATGTGCGTTGGCCGCGCATTCTCCATGTGATCGGAGCAGCTCTTGCACATGGCAACAGTTCCATCAACAGCATCATTTATGCCGCATCCAACCGTACATTCCGAGAGGGATACATCATGGTGCTGCGTCTGTTATTCAACAAGGTTTTGTCATGCAGGTCGGACGTTAGAGATAAAAGAGTCGCATCGAGCAAACAGCCTAGCATTGCAGCTATGTCGACATCTGGTCACGGCAATTTGGACTTCTCTTCGGAGAAACCTCCAACTTCAAATGCTTAGAAGAATCAAATAGTGACGCCAAAATTATTAGATCGGGTATCATTAACCGGacataaaaaattaaagatatttattttttaattatcttGCATGCATCGAAAACctttgaatatatttacatgGTATTCATATTGTTGTGATCAACTTTACTTTAACAGCAAGTTGTCATAGTGATAAATAGTAATACACCAAGCTTTGTATTGGATTAAACAGATAGTACCTCTATAACTATTATAAAATTAATACTTATAACCTTATAGGTCTACGGGTCATATTACGGGATACCCAATAATGTATGAATATTACATGGCTTGccaataaattgaaaaaaaattgcctaCAGAGTCTAGAGGGAGAACAAAAACCAATACAAATAGGATATATTTCTGTTTCAatgtttgtgggggggggggggggtacagcaATTTCGAGACCGATTTCGGTGACTAGCCGAGCATCGTTGGAAAGTTAACAAACAAAAGCGTGTTCTCCCGGGATATATTTCAGTCGAAACTTTAGCGGAGATccagggggctgcagcatcttGTAAGCCTAACCATGCAAGCTTGGATAAGCTATATACGTTAGGGAATAAAaggagggggctgcagcatcttGTAAGCCTAACCATCCAAGCTTAGATAAGCTATATACGTTAGGGAATAAAAGGAGGGGGCTGCATCATCTTGAAAGCCTAACCATCCAAGCTTGGATAAGCTATATACGTTAGGGAGTAAAAGAGAGAATGATCACGTCTTCTGtctgtttatttcattttggtttTATTACTCTAACGGTCATCGATGTATGACTAAGCTAAATTCTAGCTAAATTATACATATGTACGTGTTGGTGGGCGTGTGTGTATGCTGTAAAAAAGCTATAAATTAAAATGTGAAAGTTGACGTAATATTACCGTGGCACGCCGTTTGTACAATATAAAAGTGTTTTACGGGTCAAATGACAGAAAACGTTATGTAGCGTGTTCATGCATCGTTAATTTAATTGCCAGTTCGTTCTATAAGATAACAGAACGTCATGTACGTTAAAGTACCGTTATGTCGCACATTAACATTCAACATTGGTAGTAGAATAACAGCGAGAAATTTGAATTGCATAATATTTATTAAGAATAAACTGTCTTTAACGGTGTGTATGACTTGACACTCATTATTTAACCTTTGTGCGATTGTACAATTAAACTTAATGACAGTTTTGTATCAATTATCATACATCGGGACACTGttcaatatgcatattcatacagGTGTTACCCAAAGTTTGTGCTTATATTTTCGATATGTGATTTCGGTGTTCAAGTATGCAAATGTGTTTCATTAATCATGAAGGTTCTTGCATTTGACATGAAAAAATGAGTTAGTTGCTTCAAACTATTGTTTGTGCTAAAATGATAGCGATATATTCGCTAATATACGCAAAGTCGGTTTATAAAGTTAACTTGGCTCTTTAAGCATACAATACTTTTAAAACTAAGTCATAACAGTTGTAACAGTTTCAGTATCCATTCCCACCAATTACGCCAGTAACTTGTGTAAGCCATAAAGCGGAATTCCAGCGtttgataatttaataattatgaAGAGAAAATGGGGGGTGATTGAAGGGGTGGAATTTTGAACTACATTGCAGTTCAGTCAGAGCATCAAAATAATTGTTCAGCCAGAAAATCATCAGTAAAGTCAAGATATAACTCCTAATAATTCTAATACACAGTAAAGATTCAGTGTCCACTGATAAACAGACACTGTTTCAATAGTAATCACTATGTCACAGATTATCTAGTCCTTTGCCGTCCCTGTCTTGGTATCTTCACTGGAGTAAAACTACCATTATTTACATGCTAAtctgatattatatatatatatatatatatatatatatatatatatatatacatatatatatatatatacatatgtatgtattacCTCATCTTACAAGGCAATTAGTAAGCACACCATTCCAAACAAATAGATACACTGTATGTGTTAACACATGAATCCTTAATAACTTGTTTGAGAGGTTAACGATAACCTGTGTGTTGTGATTTTAACTCTACTGAATATCTTTCAAAGAGATCTTCAAAATTTTAATATTGAGCTTCTATACTTCTATAAAATGTCTACACAAGCTTTTGGAGTAGATCAGGTATTATCTGAACTAATCATACTTCTGGTTACCTCGTAAACCTATGGCTAAGCTTTTACTAAAGTGTTAAGAATTATTAGAATGGAAAGCAGTGTTCACTTTAGCTCTGAAAATCCATTATTGGTCCTATTTTTGTTCTGAGAAAGCCTTATCACAAAGGAAAATGCAAGAATATTAGCAGTCCTTACAGTAGGGTAGAATGGAGTACATATGAATACA
Proteins encoded in this window:
- the LOC139954759 gene encoding melatonin receptor type 1B-B-like; this translates as MEVEFDEVVNISWESAKEFFAPYRKNEPISIIFLTWTFGMCVVGCIGNALVIGAIHTHKKLRTLGNVFLVNLAVTDTVITLFVANFGMVGILTDGYFYHDKGVLCNLIGAICMTACSCSCWSIASISVNRYVSICHRLVYPYIYNTRTVPFIVLFVWLICFLIDFPNIVDWGRHAYDPRLMMCTYDFTYRYSYTLFFIGVGFCVPLAVNIYCYTRIILFAHNSKSTIMKMSATSTKRSKMMARRQLQNSDRRLLRSVLIILCVFVLMWLPHAVMVVGDYYVRWPRILHVIGAALAHGNSSINSIIYAASNRTFREGYIMVLRLLFNKVLSCRSDVRDKRVASSKQPSIAAMSTSGHGNLDFSSEKPPTSNA